ATAGAGGGATAATATGCTAAACAATTTAGTTAATGTAGGTTTTGGGAATTTTGTAAATTCCACTAGAATTATAGCTATTTTAAATCCGGATTCCGCTCCTATGAAAAGATTAAAAGATGAAGCAAGAACAGAGAAAAAAATAGTTGATGCTACATGCGGAAGAAGAACCAGAGCAATCATCATTACCGATAGTAATCATGTAATATTATCTTCCATTCAACCGGAAACCATTGCCCACAGATTTACCGAATACGAAGAACAAAACCCCAAGTTAAGAGAAAATATTACCAAATAGGAAACTATAATCATGATTGATAATAGCAAACGTTTATCATCTTTTATCTCTGAAGAAAATACACCGTCAAGAAAAGGCTTGCTTTTTGTGATCTCCGGTCCATCAGGGGTAGGTAAAGGTACCTTAAGAGAAAAGGTGTTTAATATTTTTCCTGATTTAAAATATTCGGTGTCGGTGAATACTCGGCCTCCTCGAAAGGAGGAAATAGAAGGCAAGGATTATTATTTTGTCACCGTGGATGAATTCAAAAAAAGAATAGAGGAAAATATTTTTGTAGAATGGGCTATTGTTCACGGAGATTTCAAAGGAACACCGATAAAATTTTTAATAGAAGAACTACATAAAGGGAGAGATGTCCTGCTGGAATTGGATGTTCAGGGTGCCATGCAGGTCAAAGAGAAATTTCCCGATGGAATTTTTATTTTTATAGCACCTCCAACCTGGAAGGATTTGGAGGATAGATTACGTAAAAGAAATACAGAGGGCGAAAAAGCACTGGAAAAAAGATTAAAAGATGCCCGCATTGAAATAGAATATGAAAAATACTATAATTATTTGGTAGTGAATGACAACATTAAAAGCGCTCTAAAAAAATTAGAATCTATAGTCATTGCCGAAAGGTGTAAAATAGTAAATTATAAAAAATGATTTCTTGTTTTAAAGTCATAAAATAGTATATTTTTACAAGAGGAAGGGTAAGAAATAAACATGATAAATAATAAATACCTATTAACTATGATGGTAGCGAACAGGGCAAAAGAGTTGACCAAGGGAGCTAAAATTTTAATTAAACCCAAGTGTAAACATCCTATAAGCATCGCTCTTGAGGAAATAAAAAAAGGAAAAGTATTTCTTAAAGAAAAGGAAGAGCCTTTAAAAGCTGAGCAGATCTTTAATGAAACTGAAGAATCTCTAAAACCCGAAGATATATCTGATGAAGTTCAAGATCCTGAAGAATCAGAAGGATCGCTTGATGACCTGCAAGAACCCGAGGAAATCGAGGAGATTTTCGAGAAGGATGAAGAAATCGAAAAACCTGAAGACTTATTTGATTAAGAGTTAACTATAAGAGGTAAAAAAGTGTTAAAAGGAAAGAAAATACTTCTTGGGGTTACCGGAAGTATAGCGGCTTATAAAGCAGCTGAGATCGTGAGTTTACTAAAGAAAAAAGGGGCAGATATTTTTGTAATAATGACTGCTTCTTCCCTTAAATTTATCCAACCTTTAACCTTTATCACTCTTTCCGGAAATCCGGTAATTGGCAACCTGTTTTCTACCAATGATAAGACTGCCATAAAACATATCTCTCTTGCTGCATGGGCTGATCTAATATTGATTGCCCCTGCTACGGCGAATGTGGTGGGTAAAATTGCTAATGGAATTGCTGATGATATGTTAACTACCACCGTAATGGCTTTCAAAGCTAAAGTGATCTTTGCCCCCGCCATGAATACAAATATGTTCGCCAATCCTCTATATCAACAGAATGTAGAGAAATTAAATACCCTGGGGTACGAGT
Above is a window of Candidatus Atribacteria bacterium DNA encoding:
- the rpoZ gene encoding DNA-directed RNA polymerase subunit omega, which translates into the protein MINNKYLLTMMVANRAKELTKGAKILIKPKCKHPISIALEEIKKGKVFLKEKEEPLKAEQIFNETEESLKPEDISDEVQDPEESEGSLDDLQEPEEIEEIFEKDEEIEKPEDLFD
- a CDS encoding DUF370 domain-containing protein yields the protein MLNNLVNVGFGNFVNSTRIIAILNPDSAPMKRLKDEARTEKKIVDATCGRRTRAIIITDSNHVILSSIQPETIAHRFTEYEEQNPKLRENITK
- a CDS encoding guanylate kinase; this encodes MIDNSKRLSSFISEENTPSRKGLLFVISGPSGVGKGTLREKVFNIFPDLKYSVSVNTRPPRKEEIEGKDYYFVTVDEFKKRIEENIFVEWAIVHGDFKGTPIKFLIEELHKGRDVLLELDVQGAMQVKEKFPDGIFIFIAPPTWKDLEDRLRKRNTEGEKALEKRLKDARIEIEYEKYYNYLVVNDNIKSALKKLESIVIAERCKIVNYKK